The Trypanosoma brucei brucei TREU927 chromosome 9, whole genome shotgun sequence genome includes a window with the following:
- a CDS encoding variant surface glycoprotein (GPI-Anchor Signal predicted for Tb09.160.0160 by DGPI v2.04 with cleavage site probability 0.64800006 near 466) — MFLGTVMKATTITCFALKLLSMAVLGSQDPQSTAAITDACTEIRYMLNVRQHFDQQIRNLAQAAEELHSQSKVLRLAAAKHVGTKKGLAYTLLAGLAAARESQAQKHLTEWTPKFTNAIQELSARIAVTDSGRTSGGAPTEKYGSAETDATTDQRHGATQRCKVSLTLTPSAPAKCSTASSEEKLKKAASELPALDKLKLIQTKLFGQYKAEVNLQSKGSSAVTRPIAGNAGCESASGASTDSVDMKFLTLSKPAPEFDTPKIEEDAGCREPNQQNDIHVHTAETLIHALCRARKFPTTNQQKLGPESLDSISSDSTAQEIALRLSNKYKKDQPENQRQEAVKDLLGKGTDSIQTKWLNDLSKTDSTLKLQDDAQPISIDAASQTDFDKALALFTAQAYQRAVKQEKTSVTENPSKKTDTEDKTEEKKDGDNKTTAADCKASSETNCDKTKCDWNAEKKQCKVKEGAAVISAVIKSPLLLEFLLLA, encoded by the coding sequence ATGTTCCTAGGCACAGTGATGAAGGCCACGACAATAACTTGCTTCGCACTGAAACTGCTGTCAATGGCTGTGCTCGGCAGCCAAGACCCACAATCCACCGCGGCGATAACCGACGCCTGCACTGAAATAAGGTACATGCTAAACGTCCGCCAGCATTTCGACCAGCAAATACGCAACCTAGCCCAAGCAGCGGAAGAACTTCACAGCCAGTCAAAAGTGCTCCGACtggcagcagcaaaacaCGTAGGAACCAAGAAGGGCCTTGCATACACCCTACTAGCAGGACTGGCAGCGGCAAGAGAATCACAAGCGCAAAAGCACCTAACGGAATGGACGCCAAAATTTACAAACGCAATACAGGAGCTATCTGCCAGGATAGCGGTCACCGACAGCGGCCGAACAAGCGGCGGAGCGCCGACTGAAAAATACGGGTCGGCGGAAACGGACGCCACGACGGACCAGCGGCACGGCGCAACGCAGAGATGCAAGGTAAGTCTGACACTAACGCCATCTGCGCCAGCAAAGTGCAGCACCGCGTCCAGTGAAGAGAAACTTAAGAAAGCAGCAAGTGAGTTACCAGCCCTAGACAAACTGAAACTAATACAAACGAAGCTCTTCGGTCAATACAAAGCGGAGGTCAACCTGCAAAGCAAAGGCAGCTCAGCTGTAACGCGTCCAATAGCAGGAAACGCAGGCTGCGAAAGCGCCTCAGGAGCCAGCACTGACTCTGTAGACATGAAATTCCTTACGCTATCGAAACCGGCCCCTGAATTCGACACACCGAAAATAGAAGAAGACGCGGGGTGCAGGGAACCGAACCAGCAAAACGATATACACGTACACACAGCTGAGACCCTCATCCACGCCCTATGCCGCGCCCGGAAATTTCCAACGACAAACCAGCAGAAACTAGGCCCGGAATCGCTAGACAGCATCTCGAGCGACAGCACTGCACAGGAGATTGCCCTAAGACTAAgcaacaaatataaaaaagacCAACCGGAAAACCAAAGGCAAGAAGCGGTAAAGGATTTACTCGGGAAAGGAACGGATAGCATCCAAACCAAGTGGTTAAATGACCTCAGCAAAACGGACAGCACTCTAAAACTACAAGATGATGCGCAACCAATAAGCATAGACGCTGCCAGCCAAACCGACTTCGATAAAGCTCTGGCCCTATTTACTGCCCAGGCATACCAGCGAGCAgttaaacaagaaaaaaccaGCGTAACAGAAAATCCCTctaaaaaaacagacacagaagacaaaacagaagaaaagaaagacggggatAATAAAACAACCGCAGCTGATTGCAAAGCCTCTTCCGAAACTAATtgtgacaaaacaaagtgtGATTGGAacgcagaaaagaaacagtgcAAAGTTAAAGAGGGAGCGGCTGTTATTTCAGCTGTAATCAagtcccctcttttgcttgaatttttgcttctagcaTAA